Proteins encoded within one genomic window of Amorphus orientalis:
- a CDS encoding glycine cleavage T C-terminal barrel domain-containing protein has product MLDVTTTSSGERAHPNVPTVDQADRTVPINLRQSGPTPVQMLISTRVRKSPFWHLSVEAGAWRATVYNRMYHPRGYVRPEDGGAMAEYDALINRVTLWNVAVERQIRVMGPDAEAFVDFVITRDATKIKPMHGKYCILCNEAGGILNDPVLLRLSSEEFWFSISDSDLMFWLQGVNVGRRFDVDIAEIDVAPLQIQGPLSADLMAAVVGEEVREIPYYGLMEAEIAGCSVVVSQTGFTGEKGYEVYVRDATLNAEAVWYAIRGAGASFGLRVIAPAHHRRIAAGILSWGQDLDAETSPFQVNLAYQVPRKKAGDYIGKTELERQRSLIDAGDYPFRQKLVGMKLGGTPITDYAPDFWLIDDIDGNRVGYVTSPWWSPELETNIALGYVPVEMSTIGTQLKVELPEAYSETSGQSVDAVVCEVPFRPSVNPSARERAVAAGRDWAD; this is encoded by the coding sequence ATGCTCGATGTCACCACAACCAGCTCGGGCGAACGCGCCCACCCCAACGTGCCGACGGTCGATCAGGCCGACCGCACCGTCCCGATCAACCTGCGCCAGTCGGGACCCACCCCGGTCCAGATGCTGATTTCCACCCGGGTGCGGAAATCGCCGTTCTGGCACCTGTCGGTCGAGGCCGGCGCCTGGCGCGCGACGGTCTACAACCGCATGTACCATCCGCGCGGCTACGTCCGTCCCGAGGACGGCGGCGCGATGGCGGAATACGACGCGCTCATCAATCGCGTCACGCTCTGGAACGTTGCGGTGGAGCGGCAGATCCGGGTGATGGGGCCGGACGCGGAGGCCTTCGTCGACTTCGTGATCACCCGCGACGCGACCAAGATCAAACCGATGCACGGCAAGTACTGCATCCTGTGCAACGAGGCCGGCGGCATCCTCAACGATCCCGTGCTTCTGCGGCTGTCCAGCGAGGAATTCTGGTTCTCCATCTCCGATTCCGACCTGATGTTCTGGCTTCAGGGCGTGAACGTGGGCCGCCGGTTCGATGTGGACATCGCCGAGATCGACGTGGCGCCGCTGCAGATCCAGGGGCCGCTGTCGGCAGACCTGATGGCCGCCGTCGTCGGCGAGGAGGTGCGCGAGATCCCCTATTACGGGCTGATGGAGGCGGAGATCGCGGGCTGCTCGGTGGTGGTCAGCCAGACCGGCTTCACCGGCGAAAAAGGCTACGAGGTCTATGTCCGCGACGCGACACTGAACGCGGAAGCGGTCTGGTACGCCATCCGGGGGGCCGGGGCGAGCTTCGGGCTGCGCGTGATCGCGCCGGCCCATCATCGCCGCATCGCCGCCGGCATCCTGTCCTGGGGGCAGGACCTCGACGCCGAAACCTCGCCCTTCCAGGTCAACCTCGCCTATCAGGTTCCGCGCAAGAAGGCCGGCGACTATATCGGCAAGACCGAGCTGGAGCGCCAGCGCAGCCTGATCGACGCGGGCGACTATCCGTTCCGCCAGAAGCTCGTCGGCATGAAGCTCGGCGGCACGCCGATCACCGACTATGCGCCGGACTTCTGGCTTATCGACGACATCGACGGAAACCGCGTCGGCTACGTCACGTCGCCCTGGTGGTCGCCGGAGCTGGAGACCAACATCGCCCTCGGCTACGTGCCGGTGGAGATGTCGACCATCGGAACCCAGCTGAAGGTGGAGCTGCCGGAAGCCTACAGCGAAACCTCGGGCCAGTCGGTCGACGCGGTGGTCTGCGAGGTGCCGTTCCGGCCATCGGTGAACCCGAGCGCCCGGGAGCGGGCGGTCGCCGCCGGCCGGGACTGGGCAGACTAG
- the malQ gene encoding 4-alpha-glucanotransferase, whose protein sequence is MRPIDRLADRYGIARFYVGPDGAQVPVPDDTTHRILAALGVETDSEAAIERALERSAGREQPKLDAQGHRAYLPDWLETGGRCWGIVLQLYELRSARNLGIGDFADLATACRIAARDGADFVGTNPLNALFLAAPDRCSPFSPSNRRFLNPVYIAVDQVEGFDPSMLKAEEVERLRAAPLVDYEGVISLKYRLLKRLFDQWPGTIRDTRSPTQSASSAFHQFVHEGGEALYRHALFETLSIRMVESGHGAGWHEWPEEYRDPAGATVARFAERNAREIDFHAWLQWLAHSQLAEAEAAAHEAGMRIGLYLDFAVGEAPDGSATWSYPELALSDMSIGAPPDIFTAGGQNWGLAPLSPAALEAADFAPWRATMEALMSTAGALRLDHVMALWQLFYVPRDGVPVDGAHVRYPIAGLLEVLADVSNRHRTVVVGEDLGYVPEGFGAVMEVARILSYRILYFEGSDGRFRPAEHYPRLALACLSTHDLPTFAGWWRGDDVPLRLEQALIDETAAAGQADARTREREALVDALTEAGVLTGRDADAARAAARAPTGEIPETLTVAVHRFVARTPSMLAAVRLADLTGEREPTNLPGTLDSYPNWRPKSSVPLEELATHPLYRAVVSAVAEERPKP, encoded by the coding sequence ATGAGACCCATCGACCGTCTCGCAGACCGCTACGGCATCGCGCGCTTCTATGTCGGGCCGGACGGCGCGCAGGTGCCGGTGCCGGACGACACCACCCACCGCATCCTCGCCGCCCTCGGCGTCGAGACCGACAGCGAGGCCGCGATCGAGCGGGCGCTCGAACGCTCGGCCGGGCGCGAGCAGCCGAAGCTGGACGCGCAGGGCCACCGTGCCTATCTGCCCGACTGGCTGGAGACCGGCGGCCGCTGCTGGGGCATCGTGCTCCAGCTTTACGAGCTGCGCTCGGCCCGCAATCTCGGCATCGGGGACTTCGCGGATCTGGCAACGGCCTGCCGGATCGCGGCGCGCGACGGTGCGGACTTCGTCGGCACCAATCCGCTGAACGCGCTGTTCCTCGCCGCACCTGACCGCTGCAGCCCGTTCTCGCCCTCCAACCGGCGCTTTCTCAATCCGGTCTACATCGCCGTCGACCAGGTCGAGGGGTTCGACCCATCGATGTTGAAGGCCGAGGAGGTCGAGCGCCTGAGAGCCGCCCCGCTCGTCGACTACGAAGGCGTGATCTCGCTGAAATACCGGTTGCTGAAGCGGCTCTTCGACCAGTGGCCGGGGACGATCCGGGACACCAGATCGCCGACCCAGTCCGCAAGTTCCGCCTTCCACCAGTTCGTGCACGAAGGGGGCGAAGCGCTCTACCGGCACGCCCTGTTCGAAACGCTCTCGATCCGCATGGTGGAGAGCGGCCACGGTGCGGGCTGGCATGAGTGGCCCGAAGAATATCGCGACCCGGCCGGCGCCACGGTGGCCCGGTTCGCCGAACGAAACGCACGGGAGATCGACTTCCACGCCTGGCTGCAATGGCTGGCCCACAGCCAGCTCGCCGAAGCCGAAGCCGCCGCCCACGAGGCCGGCATGCGCATCGGCCTCTATCTCGACTTCGCCGTCGGCGAGGCGCCGGACGGGTCCGCCACGTGGAGCTATCCCGAGCTGGCCCTGTCGGACATGTCGATCGGCGCCCCGCCGGACATCTTCACGGCGGGCGGTCAGAACTGGGGGCTCGCGCCGCTGTCGCCGGCCGCCCTGGAAGCGGCCGACTTCGCGCCCTGGCGCGCCACCATGGAAGCGCTGATGTCGACGGCCGGCGCGCTGCGGCTCGATCACGTCATGGCGCTCTGGCAGCTGTTCTACGTGCCGCGCGACGGCGTCCCGGTCGACGGCGCCCATGTGCGCTACCCGATTGCCGGGCTGCTGGAGGTTCTCGCCGACGTTTCCAACCGCCACCGGACCGTGGTGGTCGGCGAAGACCTGGGCTACGTGCCGGAGGGATTCGGCGCGGTGATGGAGGTGGCCCGCATCCTCTCCTACCGGATCCTTTATTTCGAGGGGTCAGATGGCCGGTTCCGGCCGGCCGAGCACTATCCCCGGCTCGCGCTCGCCTGCCTGTCGACCCACGATTTGCCAACCTTCGCCGGCTGGTGGCGGGGCGACGACGTGCCTCTGCGCCTGGAACAGGCGCTGATCGACGAGACCGCCGCCGCCGGACAGGCAGACGCCCGGACCCGGGAACGCGAGGCCCTGGTCGATGCCCTGACTGAGGCCGGCGTGCTGACGGGTCGGGACGCGGACGCCGCGCGGGCGGCGGCCCGGGCACCGACGGGCGAGATCCCCGAGACGCTCACGGTGGCAGTGCACCGGTTCGTCGCCCGCACCCCGTCGATGCTGGCGGCCGTGCGTCTCGCCGACCTGACCGGAGAGCGGGAGCCGACCAATCTGCCAGGCACCCTCGACAGCTATCCGAACTGGCGTCCCAAATCGTCGGTGCCGCTGGAAGAGCTGGCGACCCATCCCCTTTATCGGGCCGTCGTCTCGGCGGTCGCGGAGGAAAGGCCCAAGCCATGA
- the treY gene encoding malto-oligosyltrehalose synthase: MTAVTATYRLQFRNGMTFDTAIGVVPTLKRLGISHLYASPIFTAVTGSTHGYDVTDFNEIDPALGGREGLDRLVAALKDAGLGLILDIVPNHMAASLENGWWHSVIEWGPASPYAGHFDVNWRERLTLPFLGGTFDDVLAAGDLKVVFNEAHGCLTLAYFDTFYPLTPSSYEIVTAAADEPLLTEVAAIAARATPDDADRMHGEIRRLLAEPEARRSVQAALDRVSANRDLLSTLHDAQPWRLMFWQEASRHLSYRRFFEITGLVGVRVDDAHVFEDAHRLILDLVRSGTVDGLRIDHVDGLADPTGYLARLRERVGPDTWLVVEKILEGDEALPAEWPIAGTTGYEFITSLAETLTDADGAQGLDRAYRDALGTPVSLDDERRAAKTLMATRNFAGEVTRLTDLLFEVAETERPDDMPAETTLQAAIVALVTAFPVYRTYGNAAGMADADRTLLETVATAARGQDPAPDGAALDLAVAALLGDLGEEARETAVRFRTLFQQLTGPVMAKAIEDTLFYRFNRLIAVNEVGGDPDDAFAPASAFHGRMAERVAAQPRGLLGTATHDTKRGEDARARLYALSEAPETWRDAVARWRRHNSNHVVELADGPAPDPNTEWLIYQALAGAFPEDLPTDPAALTALADRFAGYLEKAMREAKARTSWTEVDGAYEQAVQAYAARLLSPDNTGFLSDFTETLKPFVAAGRINSLAQTLIKMTAPGIPDIYQGTERGDFSLVDPDNRRPVDFARLDETLDASLPAWPAEGCPPLGAIKPHLIRTGLSHRHARPDLFTTGAYSPLAVDGARRDHLIAFARTDGRDTAVTLVPRLPLALLRERPDLRDPALWTDTSVRLPDAGRLTDAFSDARASGGSAVSVATLFARYPFAMLTSYAADG; encoded by the coding sequence ATGACCGCCGTCACCGCGACCTACCGGCTCCAGTTCCGCAACGGCATGACGTTCGACACGGCGATCGGGGTCGTCCCGACCCTGAAGCGTCTCGGCATCAGCCATCTCTATGCCTCGCCGATCTTCACGGCGGTCACCGGCTCGACCCACGGCTACGACGTCACCGACTTCAACGAGATCGATCCGGCGCTCGGCGGCCGGGAAGGCCTCGACAGATTGGTGGCCGCCCTGAAGGACGCCGGCCTGGGCCTTATCCTCGACATCGTTCCCAACCACATGGCGGCGTCGCTGGAAAACGGCTGGTGGCACAGCGTGATCGAATGGGGCCCGGCGAGCCCTTATGCCGGCCATTTCGACGTCAACTGGCGCGAACGGCTGACGCTTCCCTTTCTCGGCGGCACCTTCGACGACGTGCTCGCCGCCGGCGATCTGAAGGTGGTGTTCAACGAGGCGCACGGCTGCCTGACGCTCGCCTATTTCGACACTTTCTACCCGCTGACGCCGTCGAGCTACGAGATCGTGACGGCGGCCGCCGATGAGCCGTTGCTGACGGAAGTGGCCGCGATCGCCGCCCGGGCCACGCCCGACGACGCGGACCGGATGCATGGCGAGATCCGCCGGCTGCTGGCCGAGCCGGAGGCCCGCCGCAGCGTTCAGGCGGCGCTGGACCGGGTATCGGCGAACCGGGACCTGCTCTCCACCCTGCACGATGCCCAGCCCTGGCGACTGATGTTCTGGCAGGAGGCGAGCCGGCATCTCTCCTATCGCCGCTTCTTCGAGATCACCGGGCTGGTCGGCGTCCGCGTCGACGACGCCCACGTCTTCGAGGACGCCCACCGCCTGATCCTCGACCTCGTCCGTTCGGGGACGGTGGACGGCCTCAGGATCGACCACGTCGACGGCCTCGCCGACCCGACCGGCTATCTCGCGCGCCTCAGGGAGCGGGTCGGGCCAGACACTTGGCTGGTCGTGGAGAAGATCCTGGAAGGCGACGAGGCGCTGCCGGCCGAGTGGCCGATCGCGGGAACGACCGGCTACGAGTTCATCACGTCGCTCGCCGAAACGCTGACCGACGCCGACGGCGCCCAGGGTCTGGACCGGGCGTACCGCGATGCGCTGGGGACCCCGGTCTCCCTCGACGACGAGCGCCGGGCCGCCAAGACGCTGATGGCCACGCGGAATTTCGCCGGCGAAGTCACCCGGCTCACCGACCTCCTCTTCGAGGTCGCCGAGACCGAGCGCCCGGACGACATGCCGGCCGAAACCACGCTCCAGGCCGCGATCGTCGCACTCGTCACGGCCTTTCCGGTCTACCGCACCTATGGCAACGCCGCCGGCATGGCGGACGCCGACCGCACGCTGCTCGAGACCGTCGCGACGGCGGCGCGCGGGCAGGATCCCGCGCCGGACGGCGCAGCGCTCGATCTGGCCGTCGCGGCACTCCTCGGCGACCTCGGGGAGGAGGCGCGCGAAACCGCCGTCCGCTTCCGCACCCTCTTCCAGCAGCTGACCGGCCCGGTGATGGCGAAGGCGATCGAGGACACGCTGTTCTACCGCTTCAACCGGCTGATCGCGGTCAATGAGGTCGGCGGCGATCCGGACGATGCGTTCGCACCGGCGAGCGCCTTTCACGGCCGCATGGCGGAACGGGTCGCGGCCCAGCCGCGCGGGCTTCTCGGCACCGCCACCCACGACACCAAGCGCGGCGAGGATGCCCGCGCCCGCCTCTACGCGCTGAGCGAGGCGCCCGAGACCTGGCGGGACGCAGTGGCGCGCTGGCGGCGGCACAACTCCAACCATGTGGTGGAGCTCGCGGACGGACCGGCGCCGGACCCGAACACGGAGTGGTTGATCTATCAGGCACTCGCCGGCGCCTTTCCGGAAGACCTGCCGACCGACCCGGCTGCGCTGACGGCACTCGCCGATCGTTTCGCCGGCTATCTTGAGAAGGCGATGCGCGAGGCGAAGGCTCGGACCAGCTGGACCGAGGTCGATGGCGCCTACGAACAGGCGGTGCAGGCCTACGCGGCACGGCTGCTGTCGCCGGACAACACCGGCTTCCTGTCCGACTTCACCGAAACCCTGAAGCCGTTCGTGGCGGCAGGCCGCATCAACAGCCTGGCCCAGACCCTGATCAAGATGACCGCGCCGGGCATTCCCGACATCTATCAGGGCACCGAGCGCGGCGATTTCAGCCTGGTCGATCCCGACAACCGGCGGCCGGTGGACTTCGCCCGTCTCGACGAAACGCTCGACGCCTCGCTACCGGCGTGGCCCGCGGAAGGCTGCCCGCCCCTCGGCGCCATCAAGCCCCACCTGATCCGGACCGGCCTGTCCCACCGACACGCCCGGCCGGACCTGTTCACGACCGGAGCCTATTCCCCGCTCGCCGTCGACGGGGCGCGACGCGATCACCTGATCGCGTTTGCCCGGACCGACGGGCGGGACACGGCCGTCACCCTCGTCCCCCGCCTGCCGCTGGCGCTCCTTCGGGAACGGCCCGATCTCCGGGATCCGGCGCTGTGGACCGACACCTCGGTGAGGCTGCCCGACGCCGGCCGCCTCACCGACGCCTTCAGCGACGCGCGGGCATCGGGCGGCAGTGCCGTGTCCGTGGCGACCCTGTTCGCCCGTTATCCGTTCGCAATGCTGACCAGCTATGCAGCCGATGGATAG
- the treZ gene encoding malto-oligosyltrehalose trehalohydrolase, which translates to MTADSRDDRRRFEKTWGAELLAEGGARFRLWAPGETQVAVRLDDTTEAPMTPGDDGWFELVLQDARPGDHYAFVLGDGFTVPDPAARAQAGDVHGPSVIVDPGAHRWAHPEWTGRPWPEAVIYELHLGTFTPGGTFLSAIDRLPHLVETGITAVEIMPVAQFSGNRGWGYDGVLPYAVHPAYGTPDDFKAFVDAAHGHGLMVLLDVVYNHFGPEGNYLGRYAPAFFHPERHTPWGAAIAYERPPVRSFFVENALYWLEEYHLDGLRLDAIDHVVDELSETELLVEIADRVRETITGREIHLTTEDNRNITRLHERGDDGSVVRYTAEWNDDFHNAAHVIATAESDGYYADFAEDHLGKFARSLAEGFAYQGEPSKHGGGAPRGVPSGHLPPTAFVDFLQNHDQTGNRAFGERLLDLSERATVQALTAILALSPHIPLLFMGEEYGETRPFAFFTDFHGELADAVRQGRRREFAAFIGFQGDERSLQDIPDPNAASTFEISSLDWAKLESDEGRAWHGFVRDLLSLRQREIVPMLADAPAHCGRVITAADGVLAIDWTLAGGVLELRANLSEARKPAPTFAGNPIHTLGVEAGEERGDTLPAHSVVFSISRGGPAGKDR; encoded by the coding sequence CGACGCCGCTTCGAGAAGACGTGGGGGGCGGAGCTGCTGGCCGAGGGCGGCGCCCGCTTTCGCCTGTGGGCACCCGGCGAGACGCAGGTGGCGGTGCGGCTGGACGACACCACCGAAGCGCCTATGACTCCCGGCGACGACGGCTGGTTCGAGCTGGTCCTGCAGGACGCCAGGCCCGGCGACCATTACGCGTTCGTGCTGGGCGACGGGTTCACCGTTCCGGACCCGGCGGCCCGGGCTCAGGCGGGCGACGTGCACGGTCCCTCGGTGATCGTCGATCCCGGCGCCCACCGCTGGGCCCATCCGGAGTGGACGGGCCGTCCCTGGCCGGAAGCAGTGATCTACGAGCTGCATCTCGGCACGTTCACGCCGGGCGGTACGTTCCTGAGCGCGATCGACCGGCTGCCGCATCTGGTCGAAACCGGCATCACCGCCGTCGAGATCATGCCGGTCGCCCAGTTCTCCGGTAACCGCGGCTGGGGCTATGACGGCGTCCTGCCCTATGCGGTTCATCCGGCCTACGGCACGCCGGACGACTTCAAGGCGTTCGTCGATGCCGCCCACGGCCATGGCCTGATGGTGCTGCTCGACGTCGTCTACAACCATTTCGGGCCGGAGGGGAATTATCTCGGCCGCTACGCGCCGGCGTTCTTCCATCCCGAACGGCACACGCCCTGGGGCGCGGCGATCGCCTACGAGCGGCCGCCCGTGCGCAGTTTCTTCGTCGAGAACGCGCTCTACTGGCTGGAGGAATACCATCTCGACGGCCTCCGCCTCGACGCGATCGACCACGTGGTCGACGAGCTGTCGGAAACGGAGCTTCTGGTGGAGATCGCCGACCGCGTGCGCGAGACCATCACCGGCCGCGAGATCCATCTGACCACCGAGGACAACCGCAACATCACCCGCCTCCACGAACGCGGCGACGACGGCTCCGTCGTGCGCTACACGGCCGAGTGGAACGACGATTTCCACAACGCCGCCCACGTCATCGCGACCGCCGAGAGCGACGGCTACTACGCGGATTTCGCCGAGGACCATTTGGGCAAATTCGCCCGCTCGCTGGCGGAAGGCTTCGCCTATCAGGGAGAACCGTCCAAGCATGGCGGCGGAGCACCGAGGGGCGTGCCGAGCGGACACCTGCCGCCGACCGCGTTCGTCGACTTCCTGCAGAACCACGACCAGACCGGAAACCGGGCCTTCGGCGAGCGCCTGCTGGATCTGTCGGAGCGCGCAACGGTGCAGGCTCTGACGGCGATCCTCGCCCTGTCGCCGCACATTCCGCTCCTGTTCATGGGCGAGGAGTACGGCGAGACCCGCCCCTTCGCCTTCTTCACCGACTTTCACGGCGAGTTGGCCGACGCCGTGCGCCAAGGCCGCCGGCGCGAGTTCGCCGCGTTCATCGGCTTTCAGGGCGACGAGCGGTCGCTGCAGGACATACCCGACCCGAACGCGGCGAGCACGTTCGAGATCTCGTCGCTGGACTGGGCGAAGCTGGAGAGCGACGAAGGCCGCGCCTGGCACGGGTTCGTGCGCGATCTTCTCAGCCTTCGCCAGCGCGAGATCGTGCCGATGCTGGCCGACGCCCCCGCCCACTGCGGTCGGGTCATCACCGCGGCAGACGGCGTCCTCGCCATCGACTGGACGCTTGCCGGCGGCGTTCTCGAACTGCGGGCCAATCTGTCGGAAGCGCGCAAGCCGGCTCCTACGTTCGCCGGCAACCCGATCCATACGCTCGGCGTCGAAGCGGGCGAGGAGCGCGGGGACACGCTGCCCGCCCATTCGGTCGTCTTCTCGATCAGCCGCGGAGGGCCGGCGGGGAAGGACCGATGA
- a CDS encoding VOC family protein, with translation MAPRLRHFAICVGDLDRSAAFYEKVFGFKKVGQETVSIGTAYYLSDGVINLALLNFSGDTGSGVENAASFLGANHFGVQVDDLKETQRLIEEAGGEFFFDLGDERKGNFERKFKDPDGIVFDISHHGWLGTDSRVDPPGE, from the coding sequence ATGGCGCCACGACTGCGGCATTTCGCGATCTGTGTGGGGGACCTCGACCGCTCCGCCGCCTTCTACGAGAAGGTCTTCGGCTTCAAGAAAGTCGGCCAGGAAACCGTCTCGATCGGCACCGCCTACTATCTCAGCGACGGCGTGATCAACCTGGCGCTGCTCAACTTCTCCGGCGACACCGGATCCGGCGTGGAGAACGCCGCAAGCTTCCTCGGAGCCAACCATTTCGGTGTCCAGGTGGACGACCTGAAGGAGACCCAGCGCCTCATCGAAGAGGCCGGCGGCGAATTCTTCTTCGACCTCGGCGACGAGCGGAAGGGCAACTTCGAGCGCAAGTTCAAGGATCCCGACGGCATCGTCTTCGACATCTCCCATCACGGGTGGCTGGGCACCGACAGCCGCGTCGATCCGCCCGGCGAATAA
- a CDS encoding MFS transporter produces MSLADSGARSPTRLPLLALALASFGIGTTEFVIMGLLPSVASDLAVTIPQAGLLVTGYALSVTFGSPFLAIATARLDRRWTLLLLMGVFIAGNVLCAIATDYWLLMGARVATALCHGAFFGLGAVVASTLVAPHKRAQAIAMMFAGLTLANVLGVPFGTALGEALGWRTTFWAVSGIGVAAALALYAWLPRDIPVPKVAFLQEAKSITSRQVVLAMAISVLASASLFSVFTYIAPILQNVTGLSPHAITIMLLIFGVGLTAGNFIGGRLGDWRLMPSVIGIFCVLMPVLAVFAFTSHFTLPAAVTLFIWGALAFALVSPLQMRVVTQASDAPNLASTINQGAFNLGNAIGAWAGGVGITWGMAYDQLPYMGVSLAFAGLVLALVSFRLDAVRETSARPVAAEPDCAPT; encoded by the coding sequence ATGAGCCTTGCCGACAGCGGCGCGCGGTCGCCGACACGTCTTCCCCTCCTGGCCCTCGCACTCGCCTCGTTCGGCATCGGAACGACCGAGTTCGTGATCATGGGGCTGCTTCCGAGCGTCGCGAGCGATCTTGCCGTGACGATCCCCCAGGCCGGCCTGCTGGTGACGGGCTACGCGCTGAGCGTCACCTTCGGCTCCCCGTTCCTCGCCATCGCGACCGCCCGGCTCGACCGGCGCTGGACCCTCCTGCTGCTGATGGGGGTCTTCATCGCCGGCAACGTTCTGTGCGCGATCGCCACGGATTACTGGCTGCTGATGGGTGCCCGGGTCGCGACCGCGCTCTGCCATGGCGCGTTCTTCGGGCTCGGAGCGGTCGTCGCATCCACGCTGGTCGCACCGCACAAGCGCGCCCAGGCGATCGCCATGATGTTCGCGGGCCTGACGCTGGCCAACGTTCTCGGCGTGCCGTTCGGAACCGCCCTCGGCGAAGCGCTCGGCTGGCGCACCACCTTCTGGGCGGTCTCCGGCATCGGCGTCGCCGCCGCGCTGGCGCTCTACGCCTGGCTTCCGCGCGACATTCCCGTTCCCAAGGTCGCCTTCCTGCAGGAGGCGAAATCGATCACCAGCCGGCAGGTGGTGCTGGCCATGGCGATCAGCGTGCTCGCATCGGCGAGCCTGTTCAGCGTGTTCACCTATATCGCGCCGATCCTGCAGAACGTGACCGGCCTGTCGCCCCACGCCATCACGATCATGCTCCTGATCTTCGGCGTCGGCCTGACCGCGGGCAACTTCATCGGAGGGAGGCTCGGCGACTGGCGACTGATGCCGTCGGTCATCGGGATCTTCTGCGTGCTGATGCCGGTGCTGGCGGTGTTCGCCTTCACCAGCCATTTCACCCTGCCGGCGGCGGTCACGCTCTTTATCTGGGGCGCGCTGGCCTTCGCGCTCGTCTCGCCGCTGCAGATGCGGGTGGTGACCCAGGCCTCCGACGCGCCGAACCTGGCCTCGACCATCAACCAGGGCGCCTTCAATCTCGGCAACGCCATCGGCGCCTGGGCCGGCGGCGTCGGCATCACCTGGGGCATGGCCTACGACCAGCTTCCCTATATGGGCGTGTCGCTCGCCTTCGCCGGCCTCGTGCTCGCGCTGGTCTCCTTTCGGCTCGACGCGGTGCGGGAGACCTCCGCCCGGCCTGTCGCGGCCGAACCCGACTGCGCGCCGACCTGA
- a CDS encoding LysR family transcriptional regulator, whose amino-acid sequence MTLNPRELAAFLSIMRLGSINSAAQSQGMTQPALSRSLKRLEDRLGVPLFVRHSTGMEPTRFARVLRDYAELMEFESDRVVEEIKLLNGAATGLVRLGIVPSVAQTLLPRALERARRQSPGIQVRVVEGSGDHMIAAVSRGEVDFAVVGMPHDPSDHTVSVTPLGMEGVCVAARSGHPLMSKRDLTIDDLRAYPWALPEKGNVIWYGFHALFNRAYMEPPVPAVSSNSVLVLKSMVLNDDYLTMMTRVVFAIEEREGLMAPVPLEAASWERRLAIARRATGTMLPAARLLLRELQEAGQDPAGI is encoded by the coding sequence ATGACTTTGAACCCGCGAGAGCTTGCTGCTTTCTTGAGCATCATGCGGCTGGGCAGCATCAATTCGGCCGCCCAGTCCCAGGGTATGACCCAGCCTGCGCTCAGCCGGTCGCTGAAACGCCTGGAGGACCGGCTCGGGGTTCCGCTGTTCGTGCGGCATTCCACCGGCATGGAGCCGACCCGCTTTGCCCGGGTGCTGCGCGATTATGCGGAGCTGATGGAGTTCGAATCCGACCGGGTCGTCGAGGAGATCAAGCTTCTCAACGGGGCGGCGACGGGTCTGGTCCGGCTCGGCATCGTGCCAAGCGTCGCCCAGACGCTCCTGCCGCGGGCGCTGGAGCGGGCCCGCCGCCAGTCTCCGGGCATCCAGGTCCGGGTGGTTGAAGGATCCGGCGACCATATGATTGCGGCCGTGTCGCGCGGCGAGGTGGACTTCGCCGTCGTCGGGATGCCCCACGATCCCTCCGACCACACCGTCTCCGTCACACCGCTCGGCATGGAGGGCGTCTGTGTGGCTGCGCGCAGCGGTCATCCGTTGATGTCGAAGCGCGACCTGACCATCGACGACCTGCGGGCCTATCCCTGGGCTTTGCCGGAGAAGGGCAACGTCATCTGGTACGGCTTCCACGCGCTCTTCAACCGCGCCTACATGGAACCGCCGGTCCCGGCCGTCTCCTCCAATTCGGTGCTGGTGCTGAAGTCGATGGTGCTCAACGACGACTATCTCACCATGATGACGCGGGTGGTGTTCGCCATCGAGGAGCGGGAGGGGCTGATGGCGCCCGTGCCGCTGGAAGCGGCCTCGTGGGAGAGGCGGCTGGCCATCGCGCGGCGCGCCACCGGAACGATGCTGCCGGCGGCGCGCCTGCTTCTGAGGGAGCTTCAGGAGGCCGGCCAGGATCCGGCGGGGATCTGA